The proteins below come from a single Macadamia integrifolia cultivar HAES 741 unplaced genomic scaffold, SCU_Mint_v3 scaffold913, whole genome shotgun sequence genomic window:
- the LOC122070431 gene encoding nucleobase-ascorbate transporter 6-like, translating into MSNKDTATIADSQAVNCAGEFVLAVGGSVLAPPCGTICMMCHWGLVQRLSSSDSVHFIPSPIVAALYCLFFAYVGSVGLSFLQFCNLNSFRTKFILGFSVFMGLSVPQYFNEYTAIKGYGPVHTSARWFNDMVNVPFSSEAFVAGILALYLDITLHRKDRAIRRDRGRHWWDRFRSFKTDTRSEEFYSLPFNLNKFFPSV; encoded by the exons ATGAGCAACAAAGATACAGCCACCATTGCTGACTCTCAGGCCGTGAATTGTGCCGGAGAGTTCGTTCTGGCGGT AGGTGGGTCCGTCCTTGCTCCTCCTTGTGGTACAATATGTATGATGTGTCATTGGGGATTAGTTCAGCGTCTCTCATCTTCAGATAGCGTCCACTT TATTCCTTCACCGATTGTTGCAGCATTGTATTGCCTGTTCTTCGCCTACGTGG GTTCTGTTGGTCTGAGCTTCCTCCAGTTCTGCAATCTCAACAGCTTCAGAACAAAGTTCATACTAGGTTTCTCTGTTTTCATGGGCTTGTCAGTGCCTCAATATTTCAACGAGTACACGGCAATTAAGGGTTATGGTCCAGTTCACACTAGTGCAAGATGG TTCAATGACATGGTCAACGTGCCCTTCTCCTCTGAAGCATTTGTAGCTGGTATCCTGGCACTATACCTAGACATAACGTTGCATCGGAAGGACAGGGCAATCAGGAGAGACAGGGGAAGGCACTGGTGGGATAGGTTCCGGTCTTTCAAGACGGACACAAGGAGTGAGGAATTCTATTCCTTACCTTTTAACCTCAACAAGTTCTTCCCGTCCGTTTGA